The segment GAAGTATATTTTAGAGGAGAGTAATCTTTCTTCCCTGATGGGTATTTGTGCGGCTTTCAAGCACGATAAACTATATGCTCGTTGTTGCAGCTGCTGGCAAAATGGAGATGTGCCCTTAAGCAGGAAATCTggactgttttattttctcagctctctAATAATAGTACTTGGATAACACGAACTTCCAGTGCACATTCGGATTCTACTTTTGCGTGGTCATAGTAAATATTAAACCTTTTGGGTTTTGACacaaggagaaaaatcttttctacTAAAAGTCTCAAGTGCCCTTGAACCAATTTTAGCAGCAGTGACAAGAAAgcaagagcagcagaaggctgaggGAAGTGCAAGCTGACCTCAAGCCATCTTCTTAGTTGGAGGCATGTTGTTGTCTCAGCATGGCATATGTACTTCCCAGTGGTCCTTTTGCCTGGGAGTCCGTTTATCTCAGCTGAAAGGATGCAGTTGCCCAGTTAGATCAGAATTTAACCCTTTACAGAGCAGCAAGCAGTATAGTGACAGAAGAGTTACATAAACCAGCCTACGGTCTGCACTACACAAAACCAAGGCAGGAATagttgttttcagattttttcttaCTGATTCGTTAATTCCTGCCTTTTTACTTTCTGGAATTGGATCTGTGGCCTGACAGTTGACTTGAGATCCGCTTCAAAAAACTCTTTACTTATGGTGGATGTCATCACTGGTTTGGAAGAAAGCTTATTCTTCTCCCATTCCTTTGCAGGCTACAGTTGCATGATCCTTTTGTGGTGGACTTCAAGATTACCGCAGCCTTCAATTAGCAGTTATCGACAGTCTTTCATCTGAGATGGCTATGTGCAGCTAGGTGGTTGTCATTCCAGAAATTTAAGGAAGACGCACATTTCTAATATGCTCCATGCAAGCTGCTTTAGTGACAGCCGTACAGGGGTGACTCAGTAGTGGATACTTTCTGAAGTGCGGTTTTCTGCTTCTGCATAGTGCGTTTTTCAGGCAGGTACTTGAGATTTCAACCCTGAAAAAGTGCTTCATGGCAGCATGAGATCGCTTTGGACAAACCTCTTGTTCCGTGCTCTTGTTTTATCATGTTGTTGGAAATTTCAGAGATACACAGGACTTCCTGTTCCTTGTTTTGCTGGTCTCCATGCTGACTGGGTCACCAGGTTAtgaaagaacagggaaaatgCGAAGCGTGGCAATGCAAGTCTTGCTGTTCTGCCTCAAGACTGTCTGCAGCCTGTTCTGGGGAAACTGTCTTCAGCCGGAAGGTGCGGTAGGATCTCTGCTGCCTCTTCAGCCCCTGCTCTATCAGCTGAGTCTTTTTGCAATACGAGGGGAGAGCTGGTTATGGAAACTAACTTTGAATGTGAAACTTTATTTATAAAGAActaaacaaaagcaaaggcaTTTTACGCAGCAAGTAGTTTTGTGTCATAGAAAGGCTGGGGCTTACCTGAGTTGGATTTAAAAGGAGTGTGTGGCCAGAAGTGATCCTCTTTAAACTGGCCCATGGAGCCACTTGACTGTGAAAGTATACTACACCTACTTGATCCACTTTTGGACTTTTTGGCAGGCCTGCCTGTCCCCGCAGCTAGTATTCACCCATTTTTGCCTTAAAGAAATATCCTAAAATGCACTCCAGACCTTCTGTCTGTAATAAGAGGTTATTGATTCAGCTTGTGTATCGGGGATCCGCTTTCACTGAGGCACTGTTGTGTGGCTAGAGCAGCAAGCTGAGGGATCCAGTTCCTGTGGGATCTTCCTCACTCTCCCACAGGCCCTGTTTAATTTTGGGCAAGCTGTTTTCCCAGTTCATGCCCCAGTTTTTTTCAATCTATGAAACTTCTACAGGATCTTATCGGGCTTTTATGATGATTACTGTAAGATGTACCCTTTGCTTAGAGACACTTTTACAGAAGTTACCAAAGAGATAAAATACTGTAGCTGTTGTTTGTCCTAGTTTCTGCTTCCTTTAAATGgtgaagtgaaaatgaaataaccAAACCTGGATTCCATCACAGAATCCAGATTTCCTAGGCAAAATTTGATTCTCTTGCCTTTCAAGCACACTTAATGATCTCTTTTATCGTGGATGAGATTGCGTAAGGATGGATTGAATTTCTCCTTTGTAGGTTCTTGCTCCCTCGTCTGCCCTGTTTGTGTAAAGCTTGCACACTCAGCACGCCGGGAGAGTCCCCGCTGGTGCTGTTCTGTTGCACTCTGCAGAGTTACACCAGAGAGGAGCTTTTTCTCTCCGGTCGCTTTATTCAATGACtattaaataaaacacaggagTACGTTAGCAGGGACGGaataggagaggagaggaagtgTCACGTACCTCTTAGTCATTTCCACTCTGTTCGCCCAGCTGTGAACTGACGAGCTCGCGCTGGGCAGGCAGACAACTAGACACGACGTGCGTGTGGTGGTGATGTGGGGACCTGCATTCCCGCTGTCGGGGGACAGGCAGCCCCACTCTACGTGGGTGTTTGCCTTGGTCTGTGACCTTGCCGTACCCTGACAGTGGGACATATTTGAGTTGAAGTCCTGGACGAGTGTCACTGCCTCATGAGCATGGCAGCGTCTTAACTCTGACCAGGAGCAGTGCAGAATGTGAATGTCGCTTTGTGAACCTTAAATTCTCAGTGCTTcgtcagcagagctgctgttgaAAGAGACAGCTGTGATAAATCAATAGCTATTAGCAgtcctttaatttttaaacaaatgtatttaaGTTTTATATTGTGAATattgtagtatttttttattttaaaacttgagATGTTTTGATATTATTTGCAAAGTCAAATGAACAAAGTGTCGCTAATCTCCAAAAATCTAAGTCCATTTAGTTGGTGGGAAACctgtatatattgtattttttttgtgtgtttttgtgcTCTCTGTTTACCCAAAGGTTCTGGCTATATGAAAGACAAAGACTGAAGTGTGGGGGCGGTGCAAGTGATTGACAACGACATTTGAGTTAATGTTGGAAAGGGCTGATTTCCTTCAGATGTCCAGATACTGTCcatttgctaataaaaaaaaaaaagaattgcagttgctttttccttttttcccctgccccaaACTGCAGCTCATTCCGACTTTTACTTTAATCAAGCGGGACTGTGGATTGAAATGTTTCTGCCTATTCCTGATCTGGTTGTCTGCAATAAGGGCTATAGTCCATGGTATTGGAGAACTTTGTCGAAGGTGTTATTAACAATCTTTTAGGTGAACTCCAAGAAATGCACACATGCACGTGTGTCATCTTCCCTCACGCAGGTGAGTTGTCTGGGATTTCTGCACTGATAAACTGCCCAGGTGTGTCGTTCTCTGGTACTTCTGtgcctgcttttctctctgttcctggTAAGTCCCACCCGTGGACCATTGCGTAGAGAAATGCTGTCTGCCAGCCTTTAGTGGCAGTTCATTCTGCAGAGCTCTGCTAACAGTTGACAGACTGGatacctggttttatttttgtcattctgTACTCTCACTGTTCCGCTTTGCtgcattttttgccttttgtgtGTGGTGCGTTGTAGCAGTCGTGCTGTATGGCAGCTCGGTTCGTATGGCTTAATATACAGTCTGCATTGACGCTTGTGGTATCCGCAGGCGGGTTATGATCTCAAGGATTTGTTGGAGAGAAGAACAGGCTTTGTAGGGGTGTGTTGTAACAGATCTCATTCTCCCTTCACGCGTCCTCTGCAAAAATAGCCAGGCCTCCATTCCTGGTGTTTCCTTGGTCTCGTAACACTTGGTGCCACATCAACGGGCCTTGCCTTGTTCTCCTGAAACTCTGAATGCCCCGGGCAAAAAACTTTGCGAAAGACCATTTACAGATGGGGCGAGATCTATATTTCTGTGTTAAAGGTCTGCCAGCGAAGTCCCCTTGTGATCACAGAGGTCACGGCCCATGATAGGGGCTCTTCCTCACCCTGCCCAAAACGCGTGGGCATTGCTTGGTGTTCGCTAGCCGGACTAGACCCGGCAATACTGCTGCCTAACACAAGTCATTTCTGGTTCTGCTGGTTTTTCTCTGCCAGCGACAGTGAGAGTTGGGAGTTTTCTAACCACAGCCACCCCCCTCTGCAGAAAAGCGTTGGAGCGTGTGAGCAAGGGGAAGAGCATTTTGCTTATGGGACAGGTATTGCAGAGCGCCTGCAAGCAGGGCACGGTCTGCCGTGAGAGGGAGGCGATGGGAGCGGTGCTGACCCGCACTCCCAGGAGCCTTCCTGCCTGCACAGACAGATTTCTCGTCGCCCACAGCCATGCTGAAATCAGACCGGTTAAGTAAGAGCTTGTTAAAACCCGAGGCACGCTGCAAAGATAAGTGTGTGCTGTGTTTTAGGCTGCTTTGGGAACGTCGCCTCCCCATCCTGGTGGGTTGATACTGCCCATTGTAAGGATTGAGCAACGGTAGTTTTTGTCTGTGCCTCCCCAAAATGTTCACCTGTGAGTTTCTGGGTTGTGGGTGCTCCCACCTGCAGGCACTCTGAagcagcccctggcagggagaaaggatggggccagggctTGTGTTGTGTTTTTCCTGAGACAAAGTTCTGATGACAGGTTTCCAAACTAAATTTCAcgacttggcaccgagccagccCTGGGCTACAGCAGGCTCTGAGTCTGTAATTACCTGTTCTGGAGTTTTCACTCCGTCTTTGCTATCCTTTGTAATCCCAGCAGCAGGCTCCCAGGTGGGACGCCTGTGGCACAAGGTGCTTGTTGTCAGGCACCTTGTTTTGCCAAGGGCAGAAAGTAGAAGCGAAAGCCTGAAAAGCCCTTGCTGATGCATCGCCCACGCAGGATCCAGCCTGCTCCCCTCAGCCGGGCACTGGGCACCCTGTGCCATCGCCCGTGTGCAGACTGAGCACATGGAAAACGTGCTCCATCAGCAGCTTGGCCCGAGTGCTGCCCTCAGGCACAGTAACAGAGAGGTGGTGCCAGGAGGGAGCTCCTGGCTTTGGGCTCTTGGATCACCATGGGGTTGGTTGTGAGTGGGATGCTGCTGAGCATCCTGGTGGATGTGCAGCTGGTGTGTGAGGACGGGAGGGCACTGAGGATCCCCGCTGtggctgtgcccggggctggagctgctggagagggtacggcgaagggctaccaagatgattaggggactggaacatctctaaaggctgagggacttgggccttttcagtctggaaaaaaagatgactgaggggggatcttaccaatgcttataaatactttaagggagggtgtcaggaggatggggccaggctcttttcagtggtgcccagggacaggacaagaggtaatgggcacaaacttgagcataggaagttccacctaaacatgagaaggaacttctttcctttgagggtggcagagccctggcacaggctggtggtggagtctccgtctctggagacattccaaacccgcctggacgcgttcctgtgcaacctgctctgggtgaccctgctctggcaggggggttggactagatgatctccagaggtccctgccaacccctgccattctgtggcTTTGGGATGTTGAGGGTCTCCACCGACCCTGAGCGTCATTCCCGCAGGCTGAGTGCTGGGAGATAACTTATCACAAGGCCTCGGCTTTTGTACCTCCGGTGAGCCTCCCGCTGCCCCCGTACTGCTTCCCCGCAGCCGGGGAGCCCTGCGAGGCCCTGCGGCACCAAACCCGCTCCGCTCCCCACGTTCGCCCCGCTCCTCGCCGCCGCCAGACGCGCTGCCCCGGGGCTCCCACGGCCGGGGCAGGCCCGTCTCCGCTCGCCGGGGGCCGAGCCGgtgcccgggcggggcggggcggcggcgggggccgagcCTGCGGCgaggggcgggccggggcgggcgctgccgggaCCCGCTCTCCGCGCCGCCGTCCGCGCCatggccccgccgcccgccgcgctgcTCCTGCCGGCCCTCGCCGCCCTCCtggccgcgcccgccgccgcccgcgccccgccgcgcagCATCGGTaggagcgggaggggagaagggggggagtgtagggaggcggggaaggggcaCCCATCGCGGGTACCGGCAGCACCcggcctcctccctgcctgtctccagaggtgggagaggggagcTCCGGCACCCATCCGCGGCGGGAGCATCCCCGCGCCCTCCCAGCTGCATCCCCCCGCCATCCCCGTTGCATCCCTGTCCCCGCAGGCGGcgctggccccttccccaccccccccacccgccccccatCCTGTGGCCGGGGACCCCGGGGtccgggcggggggcagccgtgACCCCCTGCTCTCTCGGGGCGCGCTGCTGACCCGGCCGCCCTCGCCCCTCTCCGCCGGCAGCCGTGGTGGGCGCCGGGCTGGGCGGCTCGGCCGTCGCCTActttctgcagcagcacttcGGGCCGCAGGTGCAGCTGGATGTGTACGAGCCGGCGGGCGTGGGTGGGCGGCTGGCCACCGTCACCGTCAACAAGCAGCAGTACGAGAGCAGGGGAGCCTCCATCCACGCCCTCAGCCTCCACATGCAGGACTTCGTCAAGATCCTGGGTGAGCGCACGCACCCCGGCACTTGCatggcctccctccctccctgagctgggggggctgcaccctgGCGACGTGGGGAGGGCTGCTTCCAGTCTGCCTCGGCACCCCGGGGCATGGAGAGACCCCCTtgctgtccctgctccccagccctgttGTACCctggaagagaaagggagggggTGGCCCAGCAGAGCATCAGGGCAAGGGGTCCCGGTGGAATAAATGTGGAGGATTTGTTCACAAACTCCTACCATTTTGTCCCAGTAGGCAGCAGCAACTCCATGGGCTGCCCCAACATATAGGGTCTGGCTGGGGTCCCGGTGTCCTGGGATCTCACGCTCCCTgatgctcctccaagagcatCTTTGCCCATATCCTTGCTGCAGTGGCATTTGGCGCTGGCCTTTCCCGGTAGCCATGCCCAGGGAGGCTTGCCagcctggtggggctggggcccctctgctccctgcaggcCTCAAGCACCGGCGTGAAGTGGCGGGGAAGAGTGCCATATTCAGCGGGGAGCACTTTGTCCTGGAGGAGACCGACTGGTACCTGCTCAACCTCTTCCGGCTCTGGTGGCACTATGGCATCAGCTTCCTGCGCCTGCAGATGTGGGTGGAGGAGGTGATGGAGAAGTTCATGAGGTAGGAGAGCCTGGGTGGATGGAGAGACACAGGGGGGCTTCCCCAGCACCGGGGCATCAGCAGGTACCCCGTGCTCCTGTCCCCTCCAGGATCTACAAGTACCAGGCGCACGGCTACGCCTTCTCcagcctggaggagctgctgcgctcGCTGGGGGGTGATGCCTTCATCAACATGACGCAGCGCTCAGTGGCCGAGTCCTTGCTAGAGGTGGGCGTCACGCAGCGCTTTGTGGATGACGTCATTGCGGCCGTCCTGCGCTCAAGCTATGGGCAATCGGTGCTGGTGCCCGCCTTTGCAGGTGAAACTGGGGACCCCTCTTCTTCCCATGTGACTCTCCTTCCCAGcgtcccctccctgggcaggctgttgagctgccttcctcttcctctccccaggaGCCATGTCGCTGGCGGGGGCCCAGGGCAGCACCTGGGCAGTGGAAGGAGGCAACAAGCTGGTGTGTTCAGGTCTGCTGAAGCTGACCAAAGCCAATGTCATCCCAGCCAGGGTGACGGGCATCTCTCTGCACAGCTCGGGTGAGCCTGGGCATGGGGTTTGCTCTGGGTGCCACCAGCACAtcagggcaggaggtggggtgGTGGCAGcatggggatgctggggcagaGAAGGGAGCCGTGGGAGAGAGACTGGAGAGCATCCTGGTCCTGCTAAAGCATTTGGGCAATGGCCCCAGGGTCTGTCCATCTTCTCCCCTCATCTAATGTGGTCGGGGCCCTGCGGTACAGACCTCTGCCCTGGggttcccctccctccctcctgagGTCCCTCATGTCTCTTTTATGGCACCGTCCTTGTTGCAGGCTTGCTCCCCCATCCAGCACAGCAGAAGGGCTGGTAACTAGGGTTTGGAGGGTGGGCTGTGCTTCCCCAGTCCTCCTGGCTCCACTGGACTGGGCTTCTCTGGAAGCTTTCTCCCACAGGCTTGGTAAAATGCTCTTTCCGCTACCCTAAAGCATCATCAACTCATCCATAACTGTCAAGTGCTATGGTCCAGCACTGGTGTTTACTGGAAAACCAGGGGATGGAGGGTGTgctagaaaaaaggggggcagggcaATACAGCATGGGGCTCATGGGTACACCTAACTGTCCACATCTCTTCTCAGAGGGGAGATCCCTGTACCAGGTGCACTATGAGGGCAGTGAAGGCCAGGGCTCAGCTTTCtacgacatggtggttgtgacAACTCCCCTGCGCCCCAGCAGGAGCAACTTCACCTTCGAGAACTTTGAGCCACCCATCGCCGACTTCCCTGGAGCCTTCCAGCCCTCCGTCACCTCCGTGGTGCACGGCTACCTCAACTCCTCCTACTTCGGCTTCCCCGACCCCAAGCTCTTCCCCTTTGCCAGCATCCTCACCACCGACACCCCCGACCTCTTCTTCAACGCCATGGACAACATCTGTCCCGTCAACATCTCAGCAGCTTTCCGTCGCAAGCAGCCCCAGGAGGCCGCGGTGTGGCGTGTCCTCTCCCAGCAGCCGCTGgacaagcagcagctgaagaCCCTCTTCAGGTCCTACTACTCGGTGCAGGTGACAGAGTGGCAGGCGTATCCCCGCTACGATGCCACCAAGTCCCTTCCCCCCATCGTGCTCCATGAAAACCTCTTCTACCTCAGCGGCGTGGAGTGGGTGGCCAGCTCCATGGAGATGATAGCGGTGGCAGCCAAAAATGTGGCCCTGCTGGCTTACAACCGCTGGCATCAGGACCTGGAGAAAATCGACCAGAAGGACTTGATGCACAAGGTGAAGACCGAGCTGTGACGCCCAGGGGAGGTGGTGGGCTGGGAGCTTCTGCGTGTAGTAGCCTGGGGAGTATTTATTGCCTTGGGGACACCAgggggtttggggctgggggagaagggacaGGCTGTGTCGCGCGTGACTCAAACATGCGTCGCCTTCAGGAATACATTCCCTGCCCAGTGTTGCTGTGTGTCTGTGCCGCGTGCCTCGGTTTCCCAGTTCCCTCTCCCCAGGTTCTACTGGAAAGGAGCCTGTGCCTTTTCCTGTGAAAAAGTGTCACTGTGCATCTGTTTTGGGGAGGGACATCAGGGGGCTTTCAAGGACAAGGCTGGCTGACATCAGCAGATCAGCAGCAGATGGGTGAGCTGCCTGTCTCGCCCCGCAGGCTCTCCTGCTTTCCCGGCTTTGTCCC is part of the Rissa tridactyla isolate bRisTri1 chromosome 11, bRisTri1.patW.cur.20221130, whole genome shotgun sequence genome and harbors:
- the PCYOX1L gene encoding prenylcysteine oxidase-like, which produces MAPPPAALLLPALAALLAAPAAARAPPRSIAVVGAGLGGSAVAYFLQQHFGPQVQLDVYEPAGVGGRLATVTVNKQQYESRGASIHALSLHMQDFVKILGLKHRREVAGKSAIFSGEHFVLEETDWYLLNLFRLWWHYGISFLRLQMWVEEVMEKFMRIYKYQAHGYAFSSLEELLRSLGGDAFINMTQRSVAESLLEVGVTQRFVDDVIAAVLRSSYGQSVLVPAFAGAMSLAGAQGSTWAVEGGNKLVCSGLLKLTKANVIPARVTGISLHSSEGRSLYQVHYEGSEGQGSAFYDMVVVTTPLRPSRSNFTFENFEPPIADFPGAFQPSVTSVVHGYLNSSYFGFPDPKLFPFASILTTDTPDLFFNAMDNICPVNISAAFRRKQPQEAAVWRVLSQQPLDKQQLKTLFRSYYSVQVTEWQAYPRYDATKSLPPIVLHENLFYLSGVEWVASSMEMIAVAAKNVALLAYNRWHQDLEKIDQKDLMHKVKTEL